One window of Chryseobacterium indologenes genomic DNA carries:
- the lat gene encoding L-lysine 6-transaminase translates to MEQTLDIKANKVKETVGRHVLADGFDFVMDIEKSHGSWLYDKLTDKEYLDMFSMFASASIGYNHPYLLERSEWLGRMAVNKPTLADVYSEEYAHFLEVFERVVIPEELQYAFFIEGGSLGVENAMKACFDWKTRKNFAKGLDTEAGICIHFKQAFHGRSGYTLSLTNTSDPRKYQYFPMFNWPRILNPKLKFPITEENLEETIKNENLALLQIEEAILMHPDKVACIIIEPIQAEGGDNHFRDEFLLGLRRICDDNEILLIFDEVQTGIAITGKMWAFQHFTAKPDIISFGKKAQVCGVLANKEKFDEVPNNVFRESSRINSTFGGNFIDMLRFQLVMEVIEKENLVENARVVGDFLLESLKALAEKYPEKISNARGRGLMCAVDLPSAEQRNHLMNELFKDGLIILPCGDQSLRFRPHLNVTKEEIQLALNKIENNINKI, encoded by the coding sequence ATGGAACAGACATTAGATATAAAAGCAAATAAAGTAAAAGAAACAGTAGGAAGACATGTGTTGGCAGACGGTTTCGATTTTGTGATGGATATTGAAAAATCACACGGATCATGGCTTTATGATAAACTTACAGACAAGGAGTACCTGGATATGTTCTCTATGTTTGCATCAGCATCTATCGGATACAATCACCCTTATCTTTTAGAAAGATCAGAATGGTTGGGAAGAATGGCTGTAAATAAACCTACTCTTGCTGACGTTTACTCCGAAGAATACGCTCATTTCCTTGAAGTATTCGAAAGAGTGGTTATCCCTGAAGAACTACAATATGCTTTCTTTATCGAAGGCGGATCTCTGGGCGTTGAAAATGCAATGAAAGCATGCTTCGACTGGAAAACGCGCAAAAACTTTGCAAAAGGATTAGATACTGAAGCAGGAATCTGTATTCACTTCAAACAGGCTTTCCATGGAAGAAGCGGTTATACTTTGAGCTTAACCAATACTTCTGACCCAAGAAAGTATCAATATTTCCCAATGTTCAACTGGCCGAGAATTTTAAACCCGAAATTAAAGTTCCCGATTACAGAAGAAAACCTTGAAGAAACAATCAAAAATGAAAACCTTGCTTTACTTCAGATTGAAGAGGCTATCCTGATGCACCCAGATAAAGTAGCCTGTATCATCATAGAACCTATTCAGGCAGAAGGAGGTGACAATCATTTCAGAGACGAATTCCTTTTGGGATTGAGAAGAATCTGTGATGACAACGAAATCTTACTTATTTTTGATGAAGTTCAGACAGGGATTGCCATTACAGGAAAAATGTGGGCATTCCAGCACTTTACAGCAAAACCGGACATTATTTCTTTCGGGAAAAAAGCACAGGTTTGTGGTGTTTTAGCAAATAAAGAAAAATTTGATGAAGTTCCGAATAATGTTTTCAGAGAAAGCTCAAGAATCAATTCTACATTCGGAGGAAACTTTATTGATATGCTTCGTTTCCAATTAGTAATGGAAGTGATCGAAAAAGAAAACCTTGTAGAGAATGCAAGAGTAGTGGGAGATTTCTTATTGGAAAGCTTGAAAGCGCTTGCTGAAAAATATCCTGAAAAAATTTCAAATGCAAGAGGAAGAGGCTTGATGTGTGCCGTTGACCTGCCGTCTGCAGAACAAAGAAATCACCTGATGAACGAGCTTTTCAAAGATGGATTAATTATTCTTCCATGTGGAGATCAGTCTCTTCGTTTCAGACCTCATTTGAATGTGACAAAGGAAGAAATTCAACTTGCTTTAAATAAAATTGAAAATAATATTAATAAAATTTAA
- a CDS encoding DUF2007 domain-containing protein: MERSTRVSVYESDNPSEIQLVKSKLDDAQITNTVENNYLTFTTTPTATSLKVMVDLEEERKAFEIIDAYLQQSENQ, encoded by the coding sequence ATGGAAAGAAGTACGAGAGTATCAGTTTATGAAAGTGATAACCCTTCAGAAATTCAGTTGGTTAAATCTAAATTGGATGACGCACAAATTACAAACACCGTTGAAAATAACTATCTTACGTTTACCACAACCCCAACAGCAACTTCGCTGAAGGTAATGGTAGATCTGGAAGAAGAAAGAAAAGCATTTGAAATTATTGATGCTTACCTTCAACAAAGTGAAAATCAATAA
- a CDS encoding GNAT family N-acetyltransferase, which translates to MNPEIKLRQAEIEDRNRIWEIIQQSIERRRQDGSTQWQNGYPNLGTVESDIAKGFGHVLTVDGEIAVYGALILNDEPAYSTIEGAWLSDGEFVVVHRVAVDEKFAGQGMVKKFFDHIEDFTKSHDIQSIKVDTNHDNIAMLKILEGRGYSYCGEVLLRDGMRKAFEKIII; encoded by the coding sequence ATGAACCCAGAGATTAAACTAAGACAAGCGGAAATCGAAGACAGAAATAGAATTTGGGAAATTATCCAGCAATCTATTGAAAGAAGAAGACAAGACGGAAGCACCCAATGGCAAAACGGATACCCTAATCTGGGAACGGTGGAAAGTGATATTGCCAAAGGTTTCGGACATGTTTTAACAGTAGACGGAGAAATTGCAGTGTATGGAGCTTTGATTCTGAATGACGAACCTGCTTACAGTACCATTGAAGGAGCGTGGTTGAGCGACGGTGAATTCGTAGTGGTTCACAGAGTGGCTGTAGATGAAAAATTTGCAGGACAGGGAATGGTGAAGAAGTTTTTTGATCACATCGAAGATTTTACTAAATCCCATGACATTCAGAGTATTAAAGTAGATACGAACCATGATAATATTGCCATGTTGAAAATCCTTGAAGGCAGAGGATATTCCTATTGTGGAGAGGTTCTTTTGAGAGACGGCATGAGAAAGGCTTTTGAGAAGATTATAATTTAA
- a CDS encoding transcriptional regulator — MHQSIEIDEKIFQDAVRFYGTVFSLPPLASKIYSYLLFDYEKVGITFDEFVEVLSASKSSVSTSISLLLNAQLIVDHNKMDERKRYFFINDEYKKIRFEKIVQKMQDELKLLDDLNNFKTSKDDGYNERIEVYKALLNKNIENIQESLNKL; from the coding sequence ATGCACCAGAGTATAGAAATTGATGAGAAAATTTTTCAGGATGCCGTAAGATTTTATGGCACCGTGTTCAGCTTACCTCCTTTAGCATCAAAAATCTATTCCTACCTTCTTTTTGACTATGAGAAAGTAGGAATTACTTTTGACGAATTTGTGGAAGTGCTCTCCGCGAGCAAAAGCTCTGTTTCTACCAGTATTTCATTATTGTTAAATGCTCAGCTTATTGTTGATCATAACAAAATGGATGAGAGGAAACGGTATTTTTTCATCAATGATGAATACAAAAAAATACGATTCGAGAAAATTGTCCAGAAAATGCAGGACGAATTGAAGCTATTAGATGATTTAAACAATTTTAAAACAAGTAAAGACGATGGATACAATGAAAGAATAGAAGTTTACAAAGCACTCTTAAACAAAAACATAGAAAATATACAGGAATCTCTTAATAAACTATAA
- a CDS encoding efflux RND transporter periplasmic adaptor subunit yields the protein MNNKLVILSIAALSLTACKKEAPKQDGAKPYPVVSVESKNIVGYQTFPATIQGRVNNDVRAKIQGYITQVLVDEGQYVTKGQPLFRLETNILNENAAASKAGIGAAESSIAAAQASVNAAQVEVNKLKPLVQKNIISNVQLQTAQAQLAQAQAQLQQANASKRQAQANYKGVEANIEYSIIRAPISGVIGRLPLKVGSLVGPSDQTPLTTISDTSEIYAYFAMNEKEYFDFLEKSPGASMPEKIKNLPMVELQLANGSLYPEKGKIEAITGQIDPTTGTIQFRVAFSNAQKLLSNGNSGTIRFPQRYDNVLVVPESATYEQQGIVYVYKVEKGDTARNVVVNVIDRIDNLALIKSGINKGETVVAAGIGGLKPGTAVKPKPIKMDSLVQSIKPKF from the coding sequence ATGAATAATAAGCTAGTTATACTTTCCATTGCAGCGCTTTCACTGACTGCCTGCAAAAAAGAAGCTCCGAAACAGGATGGTGCCAAGCCGTATCCTGTTGTTTCCGTGGAGTCAAAAAATATAGTGGGTTATCAGACGTTTCCGGCTACCATCCAGGGTAGGGTAAACAATGATGTACGTGCAAAAATACAGGGGTATATTACCCAGGTATTGGTAGATGAAGGACAATATGTTACAAAAGGACAACCTCTGTTCCGTCTTGAAACCAATATCCTGAACGAAAATGCAGCTGCTTCCAAAGCAGGAATTGGTGCCGCTGAATCCAGTATTGCTGCTGCACAGGCTTCTGTAAATGCTGCCCAGGTTGAAGTAAACAAACTAAAACCTCTGGTTCAGAAAAATATCATCAGTAATGTACAGCTGCAGACTGCACAGGCTCAGCTGGCGCAGGCTCAGGCTCAGTTACAACAGGCCAATGCTTCCAAAAGACAGGCCCAGGCCAATTATAAGGGGGTAGAAGCCAATATCGAATATTCCATCATTCGTGCGCCTATTTCAGGGGTGATCGGAAGACTGCCATTGAAAGTAGGAAGTTTGGTAGGACCGTCTGATCAGACTCCTCTTACAACGATTTCTGATACTTCTGAGATCTATGCTTACTTTGCAATGAATGAAAAAGAGTATTTTGATTTCCTTGAAAAGTCTCCTGGTGCTTCTATGCCTGAGAAAATCAAAAACTTACCGATGGTTGAGCTTCAGCTTGCTAACGGAAGTCTTTATCCTGAAAAAGGTAAAATTGAAGCTATTACCGGACAAATTGATCCTACAACAGGAACTATCCAGTTCAGAGTTGCTTTCTCGAATGCTCAGAAGTTATTAAGTAACGGTAACAGTGGAACAATCAGATTCCCTCAGCGATATGATAATGTTCTTGTAGTGCCTGAAAGTGCTACTTACGAGCAACAGGGTATTGTTTACGTTTACAAAGTAGAAAAAGGAGATACTGCGAGAAATGTTGTTGTCAATGTTATTGATAGAATCGACAATTTAGCGCTTATCAAATCAGGAATTAATAAAGGTGAAACAGTTGTTGCAGCTGGTATCGGAGGTCTGAAACCGGGAACAGCAGTGAAACCGAAGCCCATCAAAATGGATAGTCTTGTTCAATCAATAAAACCGAAATTCTAA
- a CDS encoding efflux RND transporter permease subunit, with amino-acid sequence MIKNFINRPVLSTVISILIVILGVLGLISLPVTQYPDIAPPTVSVSANYTGANAETVMKSVVVPLEEQINGVEGMDYITSSAGNDGSAQIQVFFKQGIDPDIAAVNVQNRVARATPLLPSEVTRSGVVTQKQQTSALMYMSFYSENKDLDDVYLQNFLNINIIPNLKRVNGVGDANVFGGKNYSMRIWLDPAKMAAYSVTPTDVTNAINEQSREAAAGSIGQNSGSSFEYIIKYVGKFNDKEQYDNIIIKSLANGQNLMLKDVAKVELAGQSYTGIGENGNNPSISMGIFQTPGSNAQEIIKNIKAYLKSAEGTFPKGVKYTFNFDTNEFLEASIEKVVHTLIEAFILVFIVVYIFLQDFRSTLIPAIAVPVSIVGAFFFLNLFGYSLNLLTLFALVLAIGIVVDDAIVVVEAVHAKMEHGISDAKKATVEAMDEITGAIISITLVMAAVFIPVTFITGPTGVFYQQFGITLIIAIIISAINALTLSPVLCSLFLKPHAEHHKEYKNLNLLQKFFYKFNIAFKTTTERYGRGFVFLLRHKWVTLIIFAVTGGILFWASSSMKKGFVPTEDRGIIFTDVQLPPGASMERTYNALKTLQAKALKVPGVQNVTISTGRGFLSGNGSNNGLAFVKLKPFEERKKDGQTSEDITKKLFGIVGAVPDAKVVFFQPPSVPGFGNSAGFEMVLLDKSGGEYADLDAKTNEFIGKLMQRPEIQFAQTSFNTKYPQYQMEINVPLSKQLGVSVNDILATMQGYIGGIYTADFTKYGKQFRVMVQALPENRKNIENLNQLYVRTGSGIMSPISQFVTLTKAYGPQSVSRYNLFTSVKVTGANSDGYSSGDAIAAVQQVADETLNQNYAVEFTGLTREELNSGSQTLLIFGLSLIFVYFILSAQYESYILPLIVIISLPLGVMGAYFGQKIMGLENNIYFQIALIMLVGLLAKNAILIVEFAVQRRHHGETIVMSAINAAKARVRPILMTSFAFIFGLLPLVLASGIGAVGNRSIATGAAIGLLIGTVLGLFVIPVLYVIFETLQEKIKPIKKEDINLAE; translated from the coding sequence ATGATAAAAAACTTTATTAACAGACCGGTTTTATCTACCGTAATCTCAATCCTGATTGTGATTCTCGGTGTGCTGGGGCTGATCTCGTTACCGGTTACACAGTATCCGGATATTGCACCACCTACAGTGAGTGTTTCCGCAAACTATACGGGAGCCAATGCTGAGACGGTGATGAAAAGTGTAGTAGTGCCCTTGGAAGAACAGATCAACGGGGTGGAAGGTATGGATTATATCACTTCCAGTGCCGGGAACGATGGTTCTGCTCAAATCCAGGTTTTCTTTAAACAGGGGATTGACCCGGATATTGCAGCGGTAAACGTACAGAACCGTGTGGCCAGAGCGACACCTCTTTTGCCGTCTGAAGTAACCCGTTCAGGGGTTGTAACCCAGAAGCAGCAGACCAGTGCCCTGATGTATATGTCTTTCTATTCTGAAAATAAAGACCTGGATGACGTATATCTTCAGAACTTTTTGAATATCAACATTATTCCAAACCTTAAAAGGGTAAATGGTGTAGGGGATGCCAACGTTTTCGGAGGTAAAAACTATTCAATGAGAATCTGGCTGGATCCTGCAAAAATGGCTGCCTACAGCGTAACTCCTACCGATGTTACCAATGCGATCAATGAGCAGAGTAGAGAAGCAGCAGCGGGTTCTATCGGACAAAACAGCGGAAGTTCTTTTGAATATATCATCAAATACGTAGGTAAATTCAACGATAAAGAACAGTACGATAATATTATCATCAAATCTCTTGCAAACGGACAAAACCTGATGCTGAAAGACGTTGCTAAAGTAGAACTGGCAGGACAGTCTTATACAGGAATCGGGGAGAACGGAAACAATCCTTCCATCAGTATGGGGATCTTCCAGACTCCGGGATCCAATGCACAGGAGATTATTAAAAATATCAAAGCCTATCTGAAATCAGCCGAAGGAACTTTTCCAAAAGGTGTAAAGTATACTTTCAACTTTGATACCAACGAATTCCTGGAAGCTTCTATTGAAAAGGTAGTACATACCCTGATCGAAGCCTTCATTCTGGTATTTATTGTGGTATATATTTTCCTTCAGGACTTCAGATCTACGCTGATCCCGGCCATTGCGGTTCCGGTATCTATTGTGGGGGCTTTCTTCTTCCTGAATCTCTTCGGATATTCATTAAACCTCTTGACCTTATTTGCATTGGTACTTGCGATTGGTATTGTGGTGGATGACGCCATTGTCGTCGTCGAGGCCGTTCATGCCAAGATGGAGCATGGTATTTCAGATGCTAAAAAAGCAACGGTAGAAGCGATGGATGAGATTACAGGGGCTATTATCTCTATTACGTTGGTAATGGCAGCAGTATTTATCCCGGTGACGTTCATTACAGGTCCTACAGGGGTATTCTACCAGCAGTTTGGTATCACGCTGATTATAGCCATCATCATTTCTGCGATTAATGCATTAACGTTGAGCCCGGTTTTATGTTCATTATTCTTAAAACCTCACGCAGAGCATCATAAAGAGTATAAAAACTTAAACCTGTTACAGAAGTTTTTCTATAAGTTTAATATTGCTTTTAAAACAACTACTGAGCGTTACGGAAGAGGATTTGTATTCCTGTTAAGACATAAATGGGTAACTCTTATTATTTTCGCTGTTACCGGAGGGATTTTATTCTGGGCAAGCAGCAGTATGAAGAAAGGGTTTGTACCTACAGAAGACAGAGGGATTATCTTTACAGATGTTCAGCTTCCTCCGGGAGCTTCTATGGAAAGAACTTACAACGCTTTGAAAACGCTTCAGGCGAAAGCACTGAAAGTTCCGGGTGTGCAGAATGTAACGATTTCCACGGGAAGAGGATTCTTATCCGGAAACGGAAGTAACAACGGTCTTGCTTTTGTTAAACTGAAACCATTTGAAGAAAGAAAAAAAGACGGACAGACTTCTGAAGATATCACCAAAAAACTATTTGGAATTGTAGGAGCTGTTCCTGATGCTAAAGTAGTATTCTTCCAGCCGCCAAGTGTACCGGGATTTGGTAACAGTGCAGGTTTTGAAATGGTATTGCTGGATAAGTCAGGTGGAGAATATGCAGATCTGGATGCTAAAACCAATGAATTCATCGGTAAGCTTATGCAGAGACCGGAAATTCAGTTTGCGCAGACTTCATTCAATACTAAATATCCTCAATATCAGATGGAAATTAATGTTCCACTGAGCAAGCAACTTGGAGTTTCTGTCAATGACATCCTGGCAACCATGCAGGGATATATCGGAGGTATTTATACTGCTGACTTTACCAAGTATGGAAAACAGTTCAGAGTGATGGTTCAGGCTCTTCCTGAAAACAGAAAGAACATTGAAAATCTGAATCAGCTCTATGTAAGAACAGGATCAGGTATCATGTCTCCGATCTCTCAGTTTGTAACATTGACAAAAGCATACGGACCACAATCCGTTAGCCGTTATAACCTCTTTACCTCAGTAAAAGTAACAGGAGCAAACTCTGACGGATACAGTTCCGGGGATGCAATTGCAGCGGTACAGCAAGTAGCGGATGAAACCCTGAATCAAAACTATGCCGTAGAATTTACAGGGCTGACCAGAGAAGAATTAAATTCAGGATCTCAGACCCTTCTGATTTTCGGGTTAAGTTTGATCTTCGTTTACTTTATCCTTTCTGCACAGTATGAGAGTTATATCCTTCCGCTGATTGTTATTATCTCTCTTCCTCTTGGGGTAATGGGAGCTTACTTCGGACAGAAAATCATGGGACTGGAGAATAATATTTACTTCCAGATTGCCCTGATCATGCTCGTTGGACTACTTGCGAAAAATGCGATCCTTATAGTCGAATTTGCTGTTCAGAGAAGACACCATGGAGAAACCATTGTAATGTCAGCCATCAATGCAGCGAAAGCAAGGGTGAGACCTATTCTAATGACATCATTCGCCTTTATTTTCGGTTTATTGCCGTTGGTTCTGGCCAGTGGAATCGGAGCAGTAGGTAACAGATCTATTGCTACGGGTGCGGCCATCGGACTATTGATAGGAACTGTTTTGGGGTTATTTGTAATTCCGGTTCTGTATGTGATCTTTGAAACACTGCAGGAAAAAATTAAACCTATCAAAAAAGAAGATATCAATTTAGCAGAATAA
- a CDS encoding efflux transporter outer membrane subunit: protein MKSLLNIIKGITFSVFILGAISSCMARKEYERPKNVVDEKLFRTDMLPSDSTNIANVSWKEIFTDPLLQGHISKALENNLDIRIALQNINSAEAYLKQSKAAYAPTVTVGPGYTFQTQSLNTQTGRLFGDRRYINQLDITASIGWEADIWGKLKAQEKAQLATYLGTVAAHKAVKSDLVSSIASAYYQLLTFDAQKRIINETIAVREKNLETTKALKVSGTVTEVAVQQSEALVFNAKSMLIDIDTQIQLLENTISLLMGEPSHTIERSTLESQNVPIDLKLGYPAQLLANRPDVMRAEYSLMNAFELTNSAKAQFYPTLKITGSGGIQSLDIDHLFSVNSLFASVIGGLAQPILNKRTIKTNYEVSLANQETAYLNFRKTVLTAGKEVSDAIRVFSVQDSFIELKQHELDAYKKSVDYSQELVNYGMANYLEVLNASVNSLNAELNISNARYSKMKAAVELYQALGGGWK from the coding sequence ATGAAGAGTTTATTAAACATCATAAAAGGAATCACTTTTTCAGTTTTCATACTCGGGGCCATCTCATCCTGTATGGCAAGAAAAGAATATGAAAGACCGAAGAACGTGGTAGACGAAAAACTGTTTCGTACAGATATGCTTCCTTCAGACAGTACTAATATTGCGAATGTTTCGTGGAAAGAAATTTTTACGGATCCCTTGCTGCAAGGACATATTTCTAAGGCTTTAGAAAATAATCTTGATATAAGAATTGCATTACAGAACATTAATTCTGCAGAAGCTTATCTTAAGCAGAGTAAAGCAGCATATGCCCCAACTGTTACAGTAGGACCCGGTTATACTTTCCAGACTCAGTCTTTGAATACCCAAACCGGGAGACTATTTGGAGACAGGAGATACATTAATCAGCTTGATATTACTGCAAGTATAGGTTGGGAGGCTGATATCTGGGGAAAACTGAAAGCTCAGGAAAAAGCTCAGTTAGCAACTTATTTGGGAACAGTGGCAGCACATAAAGCCGTTAAAAGTGACCTTGTTTCTTCTATTGCTTCTGCATATTATCAATTGCTGACTTTTGATGCGCAAAAAAGAATCATCAATGAAACGATTGCTGTTCGTGAGAAAAATCTTGAGACCACAAAAGCTTTAAAAGTTTCAGGAACTGTTACAGAAGTAGCAGTACAACAGAGTGAGGCTCTCGTTTTCAATGCGAAATCTATGCTGATTGATATTGATACTCAGATCCAGCTTTTGGAAAATACAATAAGCCTGCTTATGGGAGAGCCATCACATACGATTGAAAGATCAACGTTGGAATCTCAAAATGTTCCGATTGACTTAAAATTAGGATACCCTGCCCAATTACTGGCCAATCGTCCTGATGTAATGAGAGCGGAATATAGCCTAATGAATGCTTTTGAGCTTACCAACTCGGCAAAAGCGCAGTTTTATCCAACGTTGAAGATTACTGGAAGCGGAGGAATTCAGTCTCTTGATATTGATCACTTATTCAGTGTAAATTCATTATTTGCAAGTGTTATCGGAGGATTGGCCCAGCCTATTTTAAACAAAAGAACGATCAAAACAAATTATGAGGTGAGTCTTGCCAATCAGGAAACTGCTTATCTTAACTTCAGAAAGACCGTTCTTACTGCTGGTAAAGAAGTTTCAGATGCTATTAGAGTTTTCTCTGTGCAGGATTCTTTTATTGAATTAAAGCAGCATGAGCTGGATGCCTACAAAAAATCGGTTGACTACTCTCAGGAACTGGTGAACTATGGTATGGCCAACTATCTTGAAGTGTTAAATGCAAGTGTGAATTCATTGAATGCTGAACTTAACATCTCGAATGCGCGATACAGTAAAATGAAGGCTGCCGTAGAGCTTTATCAGGCTTTAGGAGGAGGCTGGAAATAA
- a CDS encoding BtrH N-terminal domain-containing protein: MKIENLKPFEGQHCETTTTGTLLLQLGIELSEPMLFGLGEGLGFIYWNMKTMDFPFIGGRVKPDVLTKNLAQNLNLELTVKETSSQSKAWDQVKELLDNKQVVGLKMDCYHLEYFSNPFHFAGHYAAIYGYDSENAFLVDTRQQGGQVQTSLKSLAMARAEKGPMSSKNLYYTIQKTNKKFDLEKAILTAIKNNAVEYLSPPIMNISYKGILKTSTEIIKWFNTSKNIEGEFKQAALLMEKAGTGGALFRNLYRDFLKESYELLQLDQLKTGYEGFIEIAELWTTVSRLFEKISQTKEMKPIQQASDILKTISAKEKRTMEVLSTL; encoded by the coding sequence ATGAAAATAGAAAATCTAAAACCTTTTGAAGGGCAGCATTGCGAAACTACAACCACAGGAACTCTATTGCTGCAACTTGGAATTGAACTTTCCGAACCCATGCTTTTCGGACTGGGTGAAGGACTTGGTTTTATCTATTGGAATATGAAAACAATGGACTTTCCATTTATTGGTGGGCGGGTAAAGCCTGATGTACTGACAAAAAATTTAGCCCAAAATCTAAATCTTGAATTAACGGTTAAAGAGACTTCTTCACAATCAAAGGCCTGGGATCAGGTAAAAGAACTTCTTGATAATAAGCAGGTAGTAGGATTGAAAATGGATTGCTACCATCTGGAATATTTTTCAAATCCTTTTCATTTTGCAGGACACTATGCTGCCATTTACGGTTATGATAGTGAAAATGCTTTTCTGGTGGATACCAGACAACAGGGCGGCCAGGTACAAACTTCTTTAAAAAGTCTGGCAATGGCACGTGCTGAAAAAGGACCTATGTCTTCTAAAAATCTATATTACACAATCCAAAAAACAAACAAAAAATTCGATTTGGAAAAAGCAATATTAACAGCAATCAAAAATAACGCTGTGGAATATCTGAGTCCTCCCATTATGAATATATCTTACAAAGGGATCTTGAAAACAAGCACTGAAATCATAAAATGGTTCAATACAAGTAAAAACATTGAAGGAGAATTTAAGCAAGCAGCCCTGTTAATGGAAAAAGCAGGAACAGGTGGTGCATTGTTCAGGAATTTATACCGTGATTTTTTGAAAGAAAGCTATGAATTGCTCCAGCTGGATCAGTTAAAAACAGGGTACGAAGGGTTCATTGAAATTGCAGAACTCTGGACTACTGTATCTCGGCTATTTGAAAAGATAAGCCAAACAAAGGAAATGAAACCTATTCAACAGGCTTCAGATATTCTCAAAACAATATCAGCTAAGGAAAAAAGAACCATGGAAGTACTGTCTACCCTATAA
- a CDS encoding GNAT family N-acetyltransferase, which translates to MKLQIQPIGNSYSEQAIDLILIIQQKEFNIPITIKDQPDLLQIESFYTEAGGNFWGAFADDELIGSIALVKFDERAGAIRKMFVKKEFRGKELNIAQELLEVLISFCRENGIDDLYLGTITVLKAAQRFYERNHFVKIEKRNLPVKFPLMSADDIFYHLNID; encoded by the coding sequence ATGAAATTACAGATACAACCCATAGGAAATTCTTATTCGGAGCAGGCTATTGACCTGATCCTGATCATCCAGCAGAAGGAATTTAATATTCCGATTACCATTAAAGATCAGCCTGACCTTTTACAGATTGAAAGCTTTTATACGGAAGCAGGAGGCAACTTTTGGGGTGCGTTTGCAGATGATGAGTTGATAGGTTCTATTGCATTGGTTAAATTTGATGAAAGGGCAGGAGCGATCAGAAAAATGTTTGTTAAAAAGGAATTCAGAGGTAAAGAACTGAACATCGCTCAGGAATTATTGGAAGTTTTAATCTCTTTCTGCCGCGAAAACGGAATTGATGATTTATATTTGGGAACCATAACGGTACTGAAAGCTGCACAGCGTTTCTATGAAAGGAATCACTTTGTGAAGATTGAAAAAAGAAATCTCCCTGTAAAATTTCCTTTAATGAGTGCCGATGATATTTTTTACCATTTAAATATTGACTGA
- a CDS encoding MarR family winged helix-turn-helix transcriptional regulator has protein sequence MNVINEAGILAISTRLHRLSEQLRKDGALIYKAFGIDFELKWFPVIFTIYKKEIASVVEIANEIGYTHPSTITLLKELEKLELIQWEKDKQDERKRLFKLTLKGNELIEKMKPVWELMSQILGDIADNKNNLLTAIDEAEEKIASQSFYQRALQVKNSK, from the coding sequence ATGAATGTGATCAACGAAGCAGGAATTCTTGCCATATCAACCAGATTGCACCGTTTGAGTGAACAACTGAGGAAAGATGGAGCGCTTATCTATAAAGCCTTCGGAATTGATTTTGAACTGAAATGGTTTCCGGTGATCTTTACCATTTATAAAAAAGAGATAGCAAGCGTTGTCGAAATTGCCAATGAAATAGGGTACACCCATCCATCCACGATCACTCTACTCAAAGAACTCGAAAAGCTGGAATTGATACAGTGGGAAAAGGATAAACAGGATGAACGGAAAAGACTGTTTAAGCTCACCTTGAAAGGCAACGAGCTCATTGAAAAAATGAAACCCGTTTGGGAACTGATGTCTCAGATTTTAGGTGATATTGCTGACAATAAAAACAATCTATTAACTGCTATTGATGAAGCGGAAGAGAAAATTGCAAGCCAGTCTTTTTATCAGAGGGCATTGCAGGTGAAGAATTCAAAATAA